GAGACGGAGCCGACGGCCACGACGCGGGGCTGTCCGGCGGCGGCGAGCGCGGGCCGCAGGGCGGTGAGGAACTCGGTGGTCCCGAAGTAGTTGACCGTCACCATCGCGGTTCCCGGCACGGAGGTGCCGGCGCAGGTGACGGCCGCGTCCACGACGCCCCCCGCGGCCTCGGACGCGGCGGTGGCGGCGGCGGCGCGGCCGGCCGGGGTGGACAGGTCGGCGTCGATGTCTCCGCCTTTCAGGTCCACTCCGATCACCCGGTCGCCCTGAGCGCGGAGCAGTGTGGTGAGCGCGGCACCGATCCCTGAACCGGATCCGGTGACGACGACGTTGCGCGGCATGGGTACTCCCGTGAGTGGTCGGGGGGTGTCGGGCGCCCGGGGCCGGCGGCGCCTCTTCGCACCGTAACGAGGCGCGGCGGGGCGGGTGCCGGGTGCTCCCGGTGACCGGACGGAGGGACGGTCCGGTCACCGGGCCGGGGGCTCCCGGCTCCCGGCTCCCGGCTCCCGGGAGGGACCGCCCGGCCGCCGGGGGCCCGGTGCCGGTGCGGTGCCTCAGGGGCGGCGCTCGGCCAGGACCGGGCCGAGGAGGAGGTGGCAGGCGAGCCTGATGCCGTCCTGTGCCGCCTCGGCGGTGGACCGTTCGTACAGGACGGTGGTCAGCAGCCCGTACCAGGCCTGTTCCAGGATGCGCACCACGCGCCGGTCCCGGTCGGTGGGATCGGTGACGCCCGCCGTGCGCAGCACCAGGTCCACCACGATCTCGTCGGCGGACCGGTCCGGGCCCGTGGCCGGGGAGGCGTTGTGCGACTGCATCATCGCGATGGCCAGCAGAGGCTGTTCGAAGAGCTGTCCGCTCGCCTCGGTGAGCAGGTCGGTGACGGCGTCGACGGGCCGGGTCCCGGGTGCCGGCGGCGGGGTGGCGGCGGCGAGGCGGAGCACCTGGGCGTGCATGACGGCGGCGAACAGGTGGGTCTTGGAGGGGAAGTAGCGGTACAGGGTGGCGATCGCGACGCCGGAGGCCCTGGCCACGTCGTGCATCTGCATCCGTTCGAGCCCGTGCTCCGCTCCGAGGCGGGAGGCGGCCCTGAGGATCCGGGCGTACCGTCGGCGCTGCTGGGCCGATCTGGGATGCGCGGGCGTTCTCTCGTTGCTCGTTCGGGGCACAGTGCTGCCGTCCTTCCGCGCGGGTCGCCGATGATCTCCCGCGCGGTGCGGGCCCGTACGGGCCGTTCCGGTCAGTGGGACCGCCGGGCGCAGCCCGGTGCCGGCCCGGTTTCCCGCCCACCGGGACGGGGGCTGCGGGGCCGGGGCGCCCGGTCTTGGATGGCCTCTTCCCCCATGGCGTACTGCGTCCCGTCCGAGAGAGGTGCCCGCCCATGCGGCTCGGTATCAACAGTCCCGTCGTCACGGCCGTCCCCGGTGTGCACTCCCCCTGGGAGCGCACCGCCGGTATCGAGGAGCTGGGGGTGGTGGCCGAGGCGGCGGACCGGCTCGGCTTCGACCACCTGACGTGTTCGGAGCATGTGGCGGTGCCCGTCGGCGTCGCCGCCCAGCGCGGCGGGACGTACTGGGACCCGCTCGCCACCTTCGGTTATCTGGCCGCCCGGACCCGCCGTATCCGTCTCGCCACCCAGGTGCTGGTGGTCGGCTACCACCACCCGCTGGCCCTCGCGAAGCGGTACGGCACGCTGGACCGGGTTTCGGGCGGGCGGCTGGTGCTGGGGCTCGGGGTGGGCAGCCTGGAGGAGGAGTTCCGGCTGCTGGGTGCGGACTTCGAGGGCCGGGGCGCTCTCGCCGACGACGCGATCGCGGCGCTGCGTGCTTCGCTGTCGGAGCGTGAACCCGCTTACCACGGTGAGCACTTCGACTACGAGGGGCTGGTGGTGGAGCCGCACGCGGTGCAGGACCGGGTGCCGTTGTGGATCGGTGGCCGTACACCGCGTTCGCTGCGCCGGGCGGTGGCGCACGGCGACGGCTGGGTGCCGTTCGGGCTGTCGCTGGAGCGCCTGGGCGAGATGGTCGGCGCGGCCTGCCTGCCGGAGGGTTTCGAGGTGGTGCTGAGCGCGGGCCGTCCGCTGGATCCCTCGGGTGACGCGGAGGGCACGCGGACGGCTCTGCGGAAGGTGTCCGAGGCGGGTGCGACGC
This DNA window, taken from Streptomyces nitrosporeus, encodes the following:
- a CDS encoding TIGR03619 family F420-dependent LLM class oxidoreductase encodes the protein MRLGINSPVVTAVPGVHSPWERTAGIEELGVVAEAADRLGFDHLTCSEHVAVPVGVAAQRGGTYWDPLATFGYLAARTRRIRLATQVLVVGYHHPLALAKRYGTLDRVSGGRLVLGLGVGSLEEEFRLLGADFEGRGALADDAIAALRASLSEREPAYHGEHFDYEGLVVEPHAVQDRVPLWIGGRTPRSLRRAVAHGDGWVPFGLSLERLGEMVGAACLPEGFEVVLSAGRPLDPSGDAEGTRTALRKVSEAGATLAGVSLTADSAGHYVEQLEALAGIAGLVADAEARA
- a CDS encoding TetR family transcriptional regulator; this translates as MPRTSNERTPAHPRSAQQRRRYARILRAASRLGAEHGLERMQMHDVARASGVAIATLYRYFPSKTHLFAAVMHAQVLRLAAATPPPAPGTRPVDAVTDLLTEASGQLFEQPLLAIAMMQSHNASPATGPDRSADEIVVDLVLRTAGVTDPTDRDRRVVRILEQAWYGLLTTVLYERSTAEAAQDGIRLACHLLLGPVLAERRP